The Naumovozyma castellii chromosome 5, complete genome genomic interval AGCAATTtgctttttcttctttttcaagTTTTCAATCTTATCTTCTTTTTGATTGTTAGAATATTGCATTTTCTTGTACAACTTACGTTGTTTATTACTCATCATAATCATCTTTAgattcttttcttcctcttcttcagtcaactttcttttcttaGAAGCCTTAGTTGGCTTTGATGAATCTTCAGTTGTTTCTTTGGCTTCAGTGTATGTAACACCTTGGGCTTctaattccaattctttttGAGCCCTTAGTTCTTCATCGTCCTCTTCAGATTCTTCAgcattttcttgttcatcaGCATCAGCGTCATCAACTTCAGCCTCGCTTTCGCTTGCTTCAGCATCTTcctcattttcttcaacttcagCATCTGGGTTATAACCAGTAGCATCACCCCATGGACTTAAATGAGGAGGCAAAGTTTCTCCAGGTAAGTATAGGTTAGCTGGGACTAATTCACTTTTATTAATACAGTCGAAGATCCATTGTGGTTGGATGTATGTTCTGCCAGCaattttattcttcaaaacaGGTCTATCCACAATTTGATGGGTAATCTTACttaaatcaatatcatctttattttctaattgATCCAATGCTGCTTCACTGATCAAATTACCACCACAAgacaaaatcaaaaattcaataatgtcAAGTGGGACTTCTCTACCAATATagaaaacaaaatcttGAAACAATGTAGCCACTGGGGAATTAAATTCGGTAGGTTGTGCTAAGACATCACCTTTATTTTTGCTgttatcttcaaattcatctaATTTGACAGTTTCCACAcgttcttgttcttcagcatccttttcctcttcatcttcctctttatcATCTGCATTTAAGGCAGATTTTAATGTCTTGGAATCTAACGTTTGCACTACATCCGTGCTTGGTGTAGATAAGGCTGGAGCATTAGTATTGGAATCCTCTTGAGATTCCAAGATGTAAGATGATAGACCactaataattttatcCTTTTCCAAATCCAATTTTGGTGGATAGATCAAATCTCTATCAGTGTATAGCttaaacaaaacaaaatgtAATAATGTGGAGTAGAATTCCAAAAATGTCAACATAATTCTGAAGTCAATATCAgatggaatattttcagGAAATTTAAATGGTACCAACCATCTAACATCTTCACCCATCACATTAGCTTGGTAGTAAACACCTTTAATGGAAACAAATACTTTTCTCACCAATCTTTCCCTAGCAACATAGGCCAACCATTGATTACAGATGGCACGTGCATCATTGGTGACTCTAGAGGAAACTTGGGAAGTAGCAGGTAAATTGGCGAACAAGAATAACATATTCAATGCATCATCTAAATCGGCAACAGCATCTGGGAAACTTGGGTATCTCTCCTTAATGATATGATCTAATTTGTAAGTGGATCTGTTttgttccaatttctttgcAGAAGAAACTTCACCTCTACCAAGGGCTCTAGTTAACTTCTTAGCGAAAGTCTTATGTTCTCTGAATTTGGCCAAGACGGGTTCGTGCATCAAATATTGGATATCCTTGGTGTAGTAAAAAGTAGTTGGTGCAGTAGATCCCTTGTTAgccttcttcttgttaCGTGGCTCACGAGGATAGATACCTTTGAAGATACATAGACGTCTGAAATCGGCTAATGATACTTGTAGCTTACGCACCGCTTGCGATCTAGTAATAAAATTACGGGCATTACCACTGgtattcttcttcttgattcTCATTTCGGATAGATTTTTTATCTCTTTAGTATCTCTAACAGTGAGTAGGATCTATTACCATTGATcaagaaagtgaaaaataaattctgATGGGCATCgcaaattttttcttcaaagaattttcaGGGTCACCCGGGGGACGTGAACAATAGCAAATCCGTTAAGGGAAATGGACTGAACTATGAGAACCACTAAAATTGGGATACGTATGGATGGAAGGTGACAGATGTTGTCACCCAGATCATACCGGAATGCCTATTTAATTGCGCACTCTACAGTAAGGTTTGCTTCCTCGAAGATAGGCCCTCAGTTGCGCTCCATTGGAGAGGTGGAACAGCTGTTTTCTCAACCAGACGAAATAAAGACTGATCCAACGATACAGACTCCTAAGCAGTCATTACCATCGGAGGAATTGGTCTTGAAGTTACTTAAGCTTTCAGGGTTGCCTTCTAAGTGTGCAAGTATTCCTGTAATACAGCAGAATCTATCAAAGCAGTTGGATctgataaataaattgcACACATTTTCGCCGGAAAATAGTCAAGATGGCATTAAATTGGATCCAAACCATGCTAGAATAATGCCCCGGTCTACTCATAAACTAACATATAAGGAACTGATGGAGAAAATTGAATACCAAAAGCAGAATAAGGACCCCGAACTTGGTGAGGTAGAAGATGGTTCTTGGAACGCTACTGAGACAACCAGCATATCAAGGAATGGATATTTCGTCTTTAGACATGGGTTCATCCACGATGGAAACTGATGAACTGTTTGCTCTCTATGTtacaacaataatattcaaactTCTgtaattaattattttctaAGTTATATAACCcttaaaaatatcattagTGGATACTCACATTCAATACTTTCATCATAGGATAAACGAAATGTAACTCGGTTCACAATTCAGTGAAATTATAactttttattatttaacaACTATATGTACAAGCGGGAATTCTCTTACTAGTAAAGTTTGTATAAATATACGACTAAAATGCTCCATCGATCACTCAGAACCAGCCAGATCTACCACCTGACCCCCACACTACAGTTTGTCTCCTTCTTTGTTTCTCTCTACGTTGATCGATCTTGTGCTTTATATACCAACCATAGAAAACACCCAATAAAGAGCCACCTAAATGAGCAGCATAATCAAAAGATCCCCATCTAAGCACACAGCCAGCACCATTCCAGGCTAAAGATGCTAAGAAGGCGACCCATGCACCACCTGGGACTGggaaaacaaataatagAATCTTGGATGCGGGAAACAGGTATGAAAAGCAACCCAAAACACCAAATAATGCACCACTGGCTCCTAAACTTGGTCCCATGAGAGCCAGACGTGCAATTCTGGGATACCACAgggaaaataatgaaccaGTAATTGCACTCCCCATGTATAATGAGAAAAAATCTGACACTCCTAGGACTTGCACCAAACTAGTACCAAAAGACCATAATGCTAACATATTCATACCGAGATGCCAAAACTCTTGATGTGAAAATGCACTTCCTATAAGAGACCACTTGCTAGTCACATGTGTTTTTGATAGTAACATGTATTTTTGTAACAACGGCCAACAACGAGGTAATTGCCACAACCCAAATACCAAAAAGTTCACACCTAGAATACCGTATACTAGACTCTTTGGATGTCGTTGGAAGTAAGTAAATGGCGGCACATACTGGAAAAGATAAGGAGATATAAAATAAACACCTGCAATGATACCCAGGCCTGTAAAAGTAAGCACTCCTAgtgaattttttttattattgttattgggACCACCGTATTGTTGAAATCGGTTGAGACGAGTATATCTATCAATTCCAGTATCACTCTCGAAAATCCGTCTCCAAGTTGAAGTTGAGTAATGGCTGGCTTGAATCCTCTTGATTGGCGAACTCCAATTGCAACCCTTATTTATACTTGAAATACCGGACCGTAACAAAGGTATCGTAATAGGGCTTCTCAATATGATGTTACTATTGCGCAACAGAAGCTTCTGCCCTTGACCGCGAAGCATCATTGCCAATGCATTAGTTTGGAACATAGTACCTACAACTTTTAAGTTCGTTATGAATCGAGTTTCACTTGCTTGGCACTGGTATTTAAAACCCTTAATGGAAGTTAAtcaattcttttcattCAGATGATGCCTTGACATTCATTAACCTTTGGCGCGCATTTCGCCGttataatgatttgatatACCAGAAATGGtcatttgttgaatttatcGCTATATTTGATCTAATTAGTTGTTAAAGTTTATAATGTCAAGTACATCTTctatatatgtatatttATAAAGATAAGGATAAATCACGCCTCAAATTCAATCAGATCATGGTCTGCCAATTGAGGTGGAAGTGCCTGGATTGCACGCTCCTGTCTGACAGGTTCTTTCCCATCAACGGCATCATCTACATCAACCCATGGATTATTCAATAGTTCCTCATGCTCTAGCTGTTGATCAGAGGTGAAATCATCCATATCATCATATTTGTCTGTATTTACAGTGGCTTGAAGACTGCCACCAGTTTGACTATCCACGGAAGACATACTGTTTCTCGTGGCAACTGAATCTACACGACGACGGACTTGTTCTGCCACCCTTCTACCATCAGCAAGTATTCCATCAAACATACCTCTCAAGGCattatttttgttgttaTCAGATTGAACAGACTCATCAACGTGAATGGACAATCTAAAAGTTTTtgcaaaaaataattcGTAGGTTTCATCTGCAAGGATTATCATTCTAAAAGTGGCTAAATCGATAACCTTTGGATGTGTAGGATCTAATGCTGCGTTGGCTTTGATAGAttcatatttcttctttttcttttgaagtTTATCCTCTTGATTCGTTTCGCCATCATCACTGTCTGAAAGATCAATCAAATCAACTTCCTCTGCAATATCCAACGATTGGGCATATTCGAAAGATCTTTGTAGGAAATTACTAGCAGCTTTCAAATATCTTTCAGCTTGCTCAGCTCTatatttctcttcatcaacaGTCACACCAGTTGGTAGttcaatttgttccatTGATATATCAGCAGAATCACCATTATTAGTTTCTTCGataatcttctctttggCAATATTTTCGGCAATATCGTCTTCGATACTTTTCTTGGTCAGAAGATCAACATATCTACCTGACTTCCAAGGTTCCGTTAAGAGCAATAAACCTTCAGATAATTGTAAAACTTCCTCACGATGTAACTCTCCATCATTATCACTATCATacaatgaaaagaaataattaatagATTCCAGAAGATCAGGAGTAACCAACTTATCAAGGCCACTTACTACATCGTTTAATGTCAATTCACCGATACTTGCAGTATCCCAATCATCGAATAATCGTCTAAGGAATCCTGACTTTTGTTTCCTAAAGGCAGGATCAGAATCGCGCTCGCATGGTTTACACCAATCGCATATCTTGCTtagaaattgaacaaagaTATCAAAATTCATATTAGAAGAACCTGTACCCATACTGATCTTGTGGCTTTCAATACTATTGTAATAAATATCATAAATGTTGGATAAATTATCATCTGTTAAATGGAAAGTTCTTGGCATATGGCGTAGCTGAGTCCTCTTTACaaaagtttcaatattttggaaaattgtTTTTTCATGACGACTTCTCTCCTGATATATCATCTGTTCAGTAATGACATTAAACTCTTTAAATGCTGTCACTAATAACTCTTGGAACTTTGTTATTTGTCTATATTTCATGTCTGGCGAGTCGGGATGAGCGCTTTGATCCAGAGTTTGGAAATAGTTCTTAATGATCGCAATAAACATCCCATCGTCATCCGCTTGTAATATATCATCACTGTTAATTTTTAATACAGCAAGTGCCACCTGGAATAATGACTTTGGCCCATTCATAAAAAAGATATCCATAATTCTTACAGCATATTCCAAAGGCATTGATGTAAAGAAAAGCGATAAAAACCACGGCAGGGATATTATCGACAACTGAATATCATGTTTCACTATATATTCCCACAATACAGGTAATTTCTCGTCCACAAACGCTTCGAATACTTTTTGATCTAACAATGTTCCGTACATTGTCTTGGAATAGTACCCTGGAATGTAAATATCAcataaattattaagaCACCAAAAAGCTTGTTCCTCTGACATGAATATTAATAAACCAGCCACAACAATATTCATTGCTTGACAATAACCAACATCTGGATTCTTCCATGAATATGCTGTAAGAACGTTCCTCAACCGTTGAATCCCATTCTCTGTCTGATAAGCTGAATATTCGGGTAGtgatcttttcaaatccttttcaatttcatctaCCGCCTGAGAAGGTTTGCCCTTATTATctatcaataatttctcaTATTCACCAGGATTCGCATAACGTAAATATATAGATCCGGAACACAATTCCCATATTTCACCTCTTAATCTATTAGGAACTCCAACTCTGATCAGTTTATGGAAAGTtggattcttcatcagagATAAATGTCTCCCATTCTCtctaaaatattcaaaccATAATCTCAATTTAGCTTTTTCTCTTGCAAGAACTGGGTTTCCCGGATATTTAAATTGTTGTCCCAACCCAGCTCTTGGAGGTTGAGTATCCTTCAAACCCAGAATATTCTTCCTGATTAGAAATTCTGAATAGCAAGTATCTAAAAATTTAGGTAATGTCTTTGCATTAGGAATATTTTCTCGAAGTTTTGCCTTTAACAGCTCACAAAATTGTTCAGAACGATATTTCAACCCaataaattggaataatattTGAGTTCCTGAATATAGCGTAACTAGTAACGCACACGAATATGAAGCTGATGGCGATCTCTCTACTCTCTTGATGGTAGAAATGTTGAGAATCAGGACACAAGAAGATTGATCAAATATATCCTTAAAGAGGATAAAATGGGGGGTCAAATATACTTTCCCTGAGAAAACTACTGCCATTTGTTGAGCTTTAGGGCTAACGGGACTTTTACCATTTCTAGACCGAGTACTTGGGTGAAGGAATGAAAGATCCGCATTTATATCATCTAAAATATTCTCTCCTTTTGGTAGTTTATATTCCAACTTGAATTTCTCATCTCTGGTTAACACTGGAGTGAAAGTTTCGGAGATCCTATCTAGGAATGGAGCTTTCTCACGTAGGGATGCAAAGAATGACATGGTTTAGGATAGTATTCTGGCTGGGGTGGAAAAGCGTATCACTGAAAACACTCACACACTGAATAACAAGGAAGAATgtttgaaagatattttcTTGTCTGTACTTCtaaaagtttcaaatattACACAGTTCCATACATTGCAATTCATATAATTTCAGCAAGGGATCTTcataaaaaaatgaaattgtcaattgaaaaaaattgacaaCGCCGAGTTTCGAATGGACAgccaataaattcattaatttaaAGATACTTATATGCGTTATGTATTTATTGAAGGTTGAATTACACCTTGCTCCGTAGCCTGGTAAATTATCTGTTCCATTAATTGGGTCATGGATTCATAATCATGAACGGGGTGTGCACACATGTAGATGATCCTTAGTGTGGTCAAGAAATGGTTCTTGAAGAGGTCATCAAATGTCCCAACGTCAATCCCATTCAGCCAAATATGTGCCAATGGATAGAAGAATAGAGTTGCATATTCGCGAAATCTGTTTGGTTTATCCTCTTTTGCTGCTAACGTTAATTTTTTAGATTTCCAAGTGGTCTTGGTTTCTATAAGTGtggaatttgaatttccaAGCTCTGTAATTCTTTTCTTATCATGTTGTTCCTTTGTCTTCTTATCCCAAGGTAATCGTGAAGTTGGGAAATCTAATTTTGGCTTTGTAATCACCTTGTCGTCCATGCCTCGTAACTCTCGTGCAGAAAGACCCAAACTTGAAAGAATAGACATTCGCTGCTGAAGTGATAATTCTGAACTTAAAAAGATCTTAATGAGTTCTTGAACCTTTTCTGGGACAACTACCAAAAGACTCACCAATGCGTTGATTCTCCactcttcaaaatttgattcttcgaggttattatttaaatatgcAATGTTGGTAAGAAGACCAGAAAAGTAGTAATCCACTTCCAATGGAAAGTGTTCTTTTTGTCTTACCAACGTTATTGTCTTCTTTAAGAGCGGAATGGATTCAGCAGGACCatcatttccatttttctcAAATTCTTTGACCAAGTCTTTTAGAAAGACAATTCGATTAATAATCTCTTGCTCATCGTCCTGAACCTCATCGTCACTATCCTCTTGCAATACCATTTCATGAAATCCCGAAGATATTCTGCTTACCTTAGAAGCTGATACACCACTGGAAGATCTTTTAAACAATGCCggatcaatttcaattttctcaTTGTTGGTGATGTCTAAATCAGGCAATTTGATAACAAAATCACTGTCGTACtctaattcattattggaaGCAAGTTTTGCAATAAACATTGTTCTTTCTCTAAATTCAGAATTCTTGTGTGATAAACGTTTTGTAATGGCATCTAAAAAGTTTCCGTCATGAGCTAATTGTTCCCTCTGTTCCTCATTGAGATTAAATTTGAGAACCATGACAAAAATGATGCATATGTCTTCATCTTGGGATTCATCCAAGGTACCAAACTTGGAAATGAGTGATGGAATTATACTCGAGGCAAATTCTGACATTTGTcgtattattatttcttgtAAAATATGAGATTTCATTCGTAATATAACATCCAGTGTAATGCACTTATGTAAAGGAAGCTCTCTTAATATATGGTTAGTACTTTTAAAGTTGGAAGTATTAGTAAGTGGTTCCAGATATGGAAGTAAAAATTTGTTTACTAATCGTTGTTGGTCCAGATTTGATGCATTTAAAATTATCTTGTTTAATATTGTTGCATAGGTCTCAGTTGATAGGAATAAATcaccaaataataaatccATTGCGTACGTGGGGTTTAAAATAAGTGAAGATACTAGCAGTTCGCCCAAAAAAGAATCCAACACTAATGTTTCtatcaaaatatcatcatctaagACCGATTTCCATTGTGATCTCAAAAGTTCCAGgtattcaataatatcaatatcGTTACCCAAGCTATTAAAGACCCTGCTCCCAAAAAACAGCGTTTTCAAATAGTTCTTTTCCATTCTACTGGAGGACATGtgaattaaataattatgCAGACATTCAGGTTGTGTTGCTAGAActtctttaataaaattCCTGTATAACTTACCTTCGGGTTTATCCTTCATAACGGTACTTGCATAATTGACCAGTTGTGACATAAAAGTAAAAGACCTACTTACTAAGCTTTGAGTAAGATCCCTTGTATGTTTAGATAACGAAGGGTATATTGGTATAACATGCTGGATGATTAAAAGACAAACCTCCAACGTGGGGGCATCTGTCTCGTTGGATAGCTGTTGAAGGACATCTTCAATTACCTGAGCATCTGGATGATCCTTAAGCACTTTGAAATCAGACATTAGTGCTATGAAACCTGTCGCGATGAGCTCTTCATTAGTAGTGCAAATGGGAATTTTGTTCGCGGATATTTTCAAGTGTTTACATAAAATATATAGTTGTGAGACAAAAGATCACCATTTCAATACTTCTTTGCGCAGAAGCAAGCATCAGAAGTGAAGACAGTTGTCAATCATCCAATCGCTAGATATTAGCAGCTATAGGAAACATTACCGAAGTGGATTTAAAAGACACTTTAGGCGAAACAATTATGTCTAAACAAGAAGACCCATTGAATGAAGTTAGTCTGAATACGACGACGTGGCATAGCCCTTCAAAGAGAGgacaaaataatgaattaaaaaatttcaatgcatatccaaataaagaaaacatTCCTCAATTGCATACTGGAAGACTGGAGAAAGACCTTGATCTCTATTACAAACAAATATCAGAGTTTATTAAAGCACAATCTCTACAGAAACCTCAAATAGAAAGGATACATGCCGTATTCACAACCCTTTACAGAGAATTAAATAGGCGACACCTTCTGCGACATTTGAGGGCATTGGTCAAAGAACATCTGATAGTAGTGGTGAAGCTGATaaataacaatttttatGACTACTCTCAATCTGGGATACTGTGTCTGTATAACACCACCAACTTATTCAAAGCACATGATTTGAAGGATGTCATACTGGCTGATTTTTCTGAATCAAACGAGTTTTATCTCTCGACTTTAAAGATTCTATCCTTTCAAGTTATTctaaaaaagaaaaatttgaaaatgtatGAGGACACTATAATACAGGCATTTTCGCATGATGAAAGGTATATCCTTAAAGACCCAAACATTAAGATCCATACTGTTGTAAAActtttgttgaattttttcTCAATTTTACCTACATTTAAGACTTT includes:
- the PCP1 gene encoding rhomboid protease PCP1 (ancestral locus Anc_3.445), with the protein product MFQTNALAMMLRGQGQKLLLRNSNIILRSPITIPLLRSGISSINKGCNWSSPIKRIQASHYSTSTWRRIFESDTGIDRYTRLNRFQQYGGPNNNNKKNSLGVLTFTGLGIIAGVYFISPYLFQYVPPFTYFQRHPKSLVYGILGVNFLVFGLWQLPRCWPLLQKYMLLSKTHVTSKWSLIGSAFSHQEFWHLGMNMLALWSFGTSLVQVLGVSDFFSLYMGSAITGSLFSLWYPRIARLALMGPSLGASGALFGVLGCFSYLFPASKILLFVFPVPGGAWVAFLASLAWNGAGCVLRWGSFDYAAHLGGSLLGVFYGWYIKHKIDQRREKQRRRQTVVWGSGGRSGWF
- the GTF1 gene encoding glutamyl-tRNA(Gln) amidotransferase subunit F (ancestral locus Anc_3.446), which codes for MLSPRSYRNAYLIAHSTVRFASSKIGPQLRSIGEVEQLFSQPDEIKTDPTIQTPKQSLPSEELVLKLLKLSGLPSKCASIPVIQQNLSKQLDLINKLHTFSPENSQDGIKLDPNHARIMPRSTHKLTYKELMEKIEYQKQNKDPELGEVEDGSWNATETTSISRNGYFVFRHGFIHDGN
- the TEL2 gene encoding Tel2p (ancestral locus Anc_3.442), producing MSDFKVLKDHPDAQVIEDVLQQLSNETDAPTLEVCLLIIQHVIPIYPSLSKHTRDLTQSLVSRSFTFMSQLVNYASTVMKDKPEGKLYRNFIKEVLATQPECLHNYLIHMSSSRMEKNYLKTLFFGSRVFNSLGNDIDIIEYLELLRSQWKSVLDDDILIETLVLDSFLGELLVSSLILNPTYAMDLLFGDLFLSTETYATILNKIILNASNLDQQRLVNKFLLPYLEPLTNTSNFKSTNHILRELPLHKCITLDVILRMKSHILQEIIIRQMSEFASSIIPSLISKFGTLDESQDEDICIIFVMVLKFNLNEEQREQLAHDGNFLDAITKRLSHKNSEFRERTMFIAKLASNNELEYDSDFVIKLPDLDITNNEKIEIDPALFKRSSSGVSASKVSRISSGFHEMVLQEDSDDEVQDDEQEIINRIVFLKDLVKEFEKNGNDGPAESIPLLKKTITLVRQKEHFPLEVDYYFSGLLTNIAYLNNNLEESNFEEWRINALVSLLVVVPEKVQELIKIFLSSELSLQQRMSILSSLGLSARELRGMDDKVITKPKLDFPTSRLPWDKKTKEQHDKKRITELGNSNSTLIETKTTWKSKKLTLAAKEDKPNRFREYATLFFYPLAHIWLNGIDVGTFDDLFKNHFLTTLRIIYMCAHPVHDYESMTQLMEQIIYQATEQGVIQPSINT
- the MDR1 gene encoding GTPase-activating protein MDR1 (ancestral locus Anc_3.444), with the protein product MSFFASLREKAPFLDRISETFTPVLTRDEKFKLEYKLPKGENILDDINADLSFLHPSTRSRNGKSPVSPKAQQMAVVFSGKVYLTPHFILFKDIFDQSSCVLILNISTIKRVERSPSASYSCALLVTLYSGTQILFQFIGLKYRSEQFCELLKAKLRENIPNAKTLPKFLDTCYSEFLIRKNILGLKDTQPPRAGLGQQFKYPGNPVLAREKAKLRLWFEYFRENGRHLSLMKNPTFHKLIRVGVPNRLRGEIWELCSGSIYLRYANPGEYEKLLIDNKGKPSQAVDEIEKDLKRSLPEYSAYQTENGIQRLRNVLTAYSWKNPDVGYCQAMNIVVAGLLIFMSEEQAFWCLNNLCDIYIPGYYSKTMYGTLLDQKVFEAFVDEKLPVLWEYIVKHDIQLSIISLPWFLSLFFTSMPLEYAVRIMDIFFMNGPKSLFQVALAVLKINSDDILQADDDGMFIAIIKNYFQTLDQSAHPDSPDMKYRQITKFQELLVTAFKEFNVITEQMIYQERSRHEKTIFQNIETFVKRTQLRHMPRTFHLTDDNLSNIYDIYYNSIESHKISMGTGSSNMNFDIFVQFLSKICDWCKPCERDSDPAFRKQKSGFLRRLFDDWDTASIGELTLNDVVSGLDKLVTPDLLESINYFFSLYDSDNDGELHREEVLQLSEGLLLLTEPWKSGRYVDLLTKKSIEDDIAENIAKEKIIEETNNGDSADISMEQIELPTGVTVDEEKYRAEQAERYLKAASNFLQRSFEYAQSLDIAEEVDLIDLSDSDDGETNQEDKLQKKKKKYESIKANAALDPTHPKVIDLATFRMIILADETYELFFAKTFRLSIHVDESVQSDNNKNNALRGMFDGILADGRRVAEQVRRRVDSVATRNSMSSVDSQTGGSLQATVNTDKYDDMDDFTSDQQLEHEELLNNPWVDVDDAVDGKEPVRQERAIQALPPQLADHDLIEFEA
- the NOP7 gene encoding mRNA-binding ribosome synthesis protein NOP7 (ancestral locus Anc_3.447) — translated: MRIKKKNTSGNARNFITRSQAVRKLQVSLADFRRLCIFKGIYPREPRNKKKANKGSTAPTTFYYTKDIQYLMHEPVLAKFREHKTFAKKLTRALGRGEVSSAKKLEQNRSTYKLDHIIKERYPSFPDAVADLDDALNMLFLFANLPATSQVSSRVTNDARAICNQWLAYVARERLVRKVFVSIKGVYYQANVMGEDVRWLVPFKFPENIPSDIDFRIMLTFLEFYSTLLHFVLFKLYTDRDLIYPPKLDLEKDKIISGLSSYILESQEDSNTNAPALSTPSTDVVQTLDSKTLKSALNADDKEEDEEEKDAEEQERVETVKLDEFEDNSKNKGDVLAQPTEFNSPVATLFQDFVFYIGREVPLDIIEFLILSCGGNLISEAALDQLENKDDIDLSKITHQIVDRPVLKNKIAGRTYIQPQWIFDCINKSELVPANLYLPGETLPPHLSPWGDATGYNPDAEVEENEEDAEASESEAEVDDADADEQENAEESEEDDEELRAQKELELEAQGVTYTEAKETTEDSSKPTKASKKRKLTEEEEEKNLKMIMMSNKQRKLYKKMQYSNNQKEDKIENLKKKKKQIAKTKSKLAKLDKK